A genomic stretch from Streptomyces venezuelae ATCC 10712 includes:
- a CDS encoding transglycosylase family protein has translation MSKIRFWTTGSLVVSAAALLALAPAPAQARDVADGPRTTSAAPRTVSAGLRAATAVPPYACAVDQWPWGCVAECESSGDWHTNTGNGFYGGLQFWHPTWVEHGGLRFAPRADLATRPQQITVAEEVLRTQGWAAWPVCSKRYGLSGRVHTVQPGDTLSSIARRFGIEGGWEALYAANRDVVGPDPNRVVVGTMLRIDPL, from the coding sequence ATGTCGAAGATCCGATTTTGGACGACCGGTTCCCTCGTGGTGTCCGCGGCCGCGCTGCTGGCCCTGGCCCCGGCACCCGCCCAGGCCCGGGACGTGGCGGACGGGCCACGGACCACCTCCGCGGCGCCGCGGACCGTGTCCGCCGGGCTTCGCGCGGCCACCGCCGTGCCCCCGTACGCCTGCGCCGTGGACCAGTGGCCCTGGGGCTGCGTCGCCGAGTGCGAGAGCAGCGGTGACTGGCACACCAACACCGGCAACGGCTTCTACGGCGGGCTCCAGTTCTGGCACCCGACCTGGGTCGAGCACGGCGGCCTCCGCTTCGCGCCGCGCGCCGACCTGGCGACCCGGCCGCAGCAGATCACCGTCGCGGAGGAGGTGCTCCGCACCCAGGGCTGGGCGGCCTGGCCCGTCTGCTCCAAACGGTACGGGCTGAGCGGGCGCGTCCACACCGTCCAGCCCGGCGACACCCTCAGCTCCATCGCCCGGCGCTTCGGGATCGAGGGCGGCTGGGAGGCGCTGTACGCGGCGAACCGGGACGTCGTCGGACCCGACCCGAACCGCGTGGTGGTCGGGACGATGCTGCGGATCGACCCGCTGTGA
- a CDS encoding ABC transporter permease subunit, giving the protein MASLTYELTLAGLAVGSAAALTGIGLVVTYRATGVLNLAHGAVAMICAYVLRQLAVGWGWPLPAAALVTLLVVAPGIGLVLDLAVFRPLARREANPARSLVASIGVFVLLVGAAVLLWGPGARDDAPVLLGDDPWTQLGVVVALACLVGAVTRWTRFGRELRAVVDNRPLAALSGIDADRVAAAGWAFGSFTAGLTGVLLAPYVRLDPYGLPLLVVEVIAVAVIARMRSLPVAVAAALALGVAQAQLTRLHPEGWAGPLLQAVGANLFVVALLVAALVLPGVGGKGRDALPPPARPGRVPGAVWLVTGVLFLLPLGFAGADLHTAVQVPALAVILLSLVVVAGRGGQIALGQAAYAGLGALFTALLTAGGVPGLPALGLAVPLAGAVGLLTGWPAIRRHGLALALVTLATGVAVSRFVLTQPYATAGLSLGRPAGFSDDRAFYALELLVLAGCLALVAALRRGRTGRALAALRDHEPGAEAAGVPVPRLKLLAFVLGAALAALGGGLLGMGLRAFDPEAYDPVRGLLWFAAVLVLGADSLLTPLAAAALLTTLDAGGYAGTAALVLGLLAALTGRVPPLTSLLPSRTRPPADVGGGTASGGPAALSAGVTAGAGDGPRPAVRRARPHRPAPDGAPAPDRAPPPDRAPPPDGAPPPVPRLHARDLTLTYPGGVTALTGVTLDLAPSRVTALVGPNGAGKSTLFDCLAGTLRPHEGRITLDGADITHRSAHARTRLGIARTFQRLAVFPSLTVEENVRLGAERGHPGGDPAAVERSLRLLGLAGPVRHATATDLPTGTLRRVELARALAGQPHTLLLDEPAAGLDAAETAALARALAALAADGLTVLVVEHDPDLVAGIAHTVHTMEGGRIVGAGP; this is encoded by the coding sequence GTGGCCTCCCTGACGTACGAACTGACGCTCGCCGGCCTCGCCGTGGGCAGCGCCGCCGCGCTCACCGGGATCGGACTCGTCGTCACCTACCGGGCGACCGGCGTCCTGAACCTCGCGCACGGCGCCGTCGCCATGATCTGCGCGTACGTGCTGCGCCAGCTGGCGGTCGGCTGGGGCTGGCCGCTGCCGGCCGCCGCCCTCGTCACCCTCCTCGTGGTCGCGCCCGGAATCGGCCTCGTCCTCGACCTCGCGGTGTTCCGGCCCCTCGCACGGCGCGAGGCGAACCCGGCGCGGTCCCTGGTCGCCTCCATCGGCGTCTTCGTGCTGCTCGTCGGCGCCGCCGTGCTGCTGTGGGGCCCCGGCGCCCGGGACGACGCGCCGGTGCTCCTCGGCGACGACCCCTGGACCCAGCTCGGGGTGGTGGTGGCGCTCGCCTGCCTGGTCGGGGCGGTGACCCGGTGGACCCGCTTCGGCCGGGAACTGCGGGCCGTGGTGGACAACCGCCCGCTCGCCGCCCTGTCGGGGATCGACGCGGACCGGGTCGCGGCCGCCGGCTGGGCCTTCGGCTCCTTCACGGCCGGGCTCACCGGCGTCCTCCTCGCCCCGTACGTCCGGCTCGACCCGTACGGGCTGCCGCTGCTCGTGGTCGAGGTGATCGCCGTCGCGGTGATCGCCCGGATGCGGTCGCTGCCGGTCGCGGTCGCGGCGGCGCTCGCCCTCGGGGTGGCCCAGGCCCAGCTGACCCGGCTGCACCCGGAGGGGTGGGCGGGGCCGCTGCTCCAGGCCGTCGGGGCGAACCTGTTCGTGGTGGCGCTCCTCGTCGCCGCGCTCGTCCTGCCGGGCGTCGGCGGCAAGGGCCGCGACGCGCTGCCGCCGCCGGCGCGCCCGGGGCGGGTACCGGGGGCCGTGTGGCTCGTCACGGGCGTCCTGTTCCTCCTCCCGCTCGGCTTCGCGGGCGCGGACCTGCACACCGCCGTGCAGGTCCCGGCGCTGGCGGTGATCCTGCTGTCCCTGGTCGTGGTGGCAGGCCGGGGCGGGCAGATCGCGCTGGGCCAGGCCGCGTACGCGGGCCTGGGCGCCCTGTTCACCGCGCTGCTCACGGCGGGCGGCGTCCCCGGGCTCCCGGCCCTCGGCCTCGCGGTGCCGCTGGCCGGGGCGGTGGGCCTGCTGACCGGCTGGCCGGCGATCCGGCGGCACGGCCTGGCGCTGGCCCTGGTGACGCTGGCGACCGGGGTCGCGGTGAGCCGCTTCGTCCTCACCCAGCCGTACGCGACGGCCGGCCTGTCCCTCGGCCGCCCGGCGGGCTTCTCCGACGACCGCGCCTTCTACGCCCTCGAACTGCTCGTCCTCGCGGGCTGCCTGGCCCTGGTCGCGGCGCTGCGCCGGGGCCGTACGGGCCGCGCGCTCGCGGCGCTGCGGGACCACGAGCCGGGCGCGGAGGCGGCGGGCGTCCCCGTGCCCCGCCTCAAGCTCCTGGCCTTCGTCCTGGGCGCGGCCCTGGCGGCCCTGGGCGGCGGCCTCCTCGGCATGGGGCTCCGCGCCTTCGACCCGGAGGCGTACGACCCGGTCCGCGGCCTGCTCTGGTTCGCCGCGGTCCTGGTCCTGGGCGCCGACAGCCTGCTGACCCCGCTCGCCGCGGCGGCCCTCCTGACCACCCTGGACGCCGGCGGGTACGCGGGCACGGCGGCGCTGGTGCTGGGCCTCCTGGCGGCGCTCACGGGCCGGGTCCCGCCGCTGACGAGCCTGCTGCCGAGCAGGACCCGGCCGCCCGCGGACGTCGGCGGGGGGACCGCTTCGGGAGGGCCCGCGGCCCTGTCGGCCGGGGTGACGGCCGGTGCGGGAGACGGCCCCCGTCCCGCCGTGCGCCGGGCCCGCCCCCACCGGCCCGCGCCCGACGGCGCGCCCGCGCCGGACCGCGCGCCCCCGCCCGACCGCGCGCCCCCGCCCGACGGCGCGCCCCCGCCCGTCCCCCGTCTCCACGCCCGCGACCTCACCCTCACCTATCCCGGAGGGGTCACCGCGCTGACCGGCGTCACCCTCGACCTCGCCCCCTCCCGCGTCACCGCCCTCGTCGGCCCCAACGGCGCCGGCAAGAGCACCCTCTTCGACTGTCTCGCCGGCACCCTCCGCCCCCACGAGGGCCGGATCACCCTCGACGGCGCCGACATCACCCACCGCTCCGCCCACGCCCGCACCCGGCTCGGCATCGCCCGGACCTTCCAGCGCCTCGCCGTCTTCCCCTCCCTCACCGTCGAGGAGAACGTCCGCCTCGGCGCGGAGCGGGGCCACCCCGGCGGGGACCCCGCGGCCGTCGAGCGGAGCCTGCGCCTCCTCGGCCTCGCCGGGCCCGTCCGGCACGCGACGGCGACCGACCTGCCCACCGGGACCCTGCGCCGGGTGGAGCTGGCCCGGGCGCTGGCGGGGCAGCCGCACACCCTGCTCCTCGACGAGCCCGCAGCGGGCCTCGACGCCGCCGAGACGGCCGCGCTCGCCCGGGCCCTCGCCGCCCTGGCGGCCGACGGCCTGACCGTCCTCGTCGTCGAGCACGACCCGGACCTCGTCGCCGGGATCGCCCACACGGTGCACACCATGGAAGGCGGCCGGATCGTGGGGGCCGGGCCATGA
- a CDS encoding phosphatase PAP2 family protein, which translates to MTRTRLALFGGTSAFYLAIVVAVLLSTWLVTLDWKIMLFRPYQQWPELHAFLDYYVVLGQRGPTAVMVAAWLGWRSWRQHTLRPLLCLGAALLLLNVTVGAVKLGLGRLGPHYATEIGSAELFAGGDIFPSGHTANAVVTWGILAYLATTPRARRYLSALSAVVALGVGLTTVYLGTHWLSDVLLGWAAGLLILLALPWCEPVLAVAESWILAARDRVRERLRDRRRLVPSLPVASGGPRPGFFPQRPAGSEEPARETAGVAAGRAPATRTGVAGRAPATRTGVAAGRAPATRG; encoded by the coding sequence ATGACCCGCACGCGTCTCGCCCTCTTCGGCGGGACGTCGGCGTTCTATCTGGCCATCGTCGTCGCCGTACTGCTGTCGACGTGGCTGGTGACCCTCGACTGGAAGATCATGCTCTTCCGGCCCTATCAGCAGTGGCCCGAATTGCATGCCTTCCTCGACTACTACGTCGTCCTCGGCCAGCGCGGCCCCACGGCCGTCATGGTGGCCGCCTGGCTGGGCTGGCGCTCCTGGCGCCAGCACACCCTGCGGCCGCTGCTCTGCCTCGGCGCCGCCCTCCTGCTGCTGAACGTCACGGTCGGCGCGGTCAAGCTCGGACTCGGCCGGCTCGGCCCCCACTACGCGACCGAGATCGGCTCCGCCGAGCTCTTCGCGGGCGGCGACATATTCCCCTCCGGTCACACCGCCAACGCGGTCGTGACCTGGGGCATCCTCGCCTACCTGGCGACCACCCCACGGGCCAGGCGCTATCTGTCGGCACTCTCCGCCGTGGTCGCGCTCGGCGTCGGCCTCACCACCGTCTACCTGGGCACGCACTGGCTGAGCGACGTGCTCCTCGGCTGGGCCGCCGGGCTGCTCATCCTGCTGGCCCTGCCCTGGTGCGAGCCGGTCCTGGCCGTGGCGGAGTCGTGGATCCTGGCCGCCCGCGACCGGGTACGGGAGCGGCTGCGGGACCGCCGCCGCCTGGTGCCCTCGCTGCCCGTGGCCTCCGGCGGACCGCGCCCCGGCTTCTTCCCGCAGCGCCCCGCCGGCTCGGAGGAGCCGGCCAGGGAGACCGCGGGAGTGGCCGCGGGCCGCGCACCGGCGACCCGCACGGGAGTGGCCGGCCGCGCGCCCGCGACGCGCACGGGAGTGGCCGCCGGCCGCGCCCCGGCGACCCGCGGCTGA
- a CDS encoding ABC transporter substrate-binding protein — translation MPPFRAAEARARPLVALLLAPLLLLLAACGSRLPERAFETRPTAHPSGGEPLRVGIITSVTSPVGGQAFTGPRDGARAYFDALNARGGLDGRRIEVETCDDGGSGVGNNACVHRLVDERRVFALVATTALNYAGAPLVARAGVPDIGGQPLTPAYDTYPHLYGIYGSSAPRTGKEPGWGGTLYGGTEVYRWFAKERGARTAAVVSYNQAASAGYARLVTRGLRAEGYRVVEEQVDFALPNFRAVAADLRAQHVDVLFDAMDTHGNVRLCEAMQSLGVTVDAKVTNVQNWSSSVAREYARAPGCRQALWVTGASRNHQDTGSPAVREFRAAMGDRPLSQWQLEGWAAAMWFTDAARSCLAGSGSGPGGGGGLTRACVERYLNRPEPYTARGLLLPVRYEHLARPPATRNTCLSVARWQDGRGWVSQGEMTENCATVPQLGYRP, via the coding sequence GTGCCACCGTTCCGGGCTGCTGAGGCCAGGGCGAGGCCGCTCGTCGCCCTGCTGCTCGCCCCGCTGCTCCTGCTCCTCGCGGCCTGCGGCAGCCGGCTCCCGGAGCGGGCCTTCGAGACGCGGCCCACCGCCCACCCCTCCGGCGGTGAGCCGCTCCGCGTCGGGATCATCACCAGCGTCACCAGCCCGGTCGGCGGCCAGGCCTTCACCGGCCCCCGCGACGGAGCCCGCGCCTACTTCGACGCCCTCAACGCGCGCGGAGGCCTCGACGGCCGCCGGATCGAGGTCGAGACGTGCGACGACGGCGGCAGCGGCGTCGGCAACAACGCGTGCGTGCACCGGCTGGTCGACGAACGCCGGGTCTTCGCCCTCGTCGCCACCACCGCCCTGAACTACGCGGGCGCGCCACTCGTCGCCCGCGCCGGGGTCCCCGACATCGGCGGCCAGCCCCTCACCCCCGCGTACGACACCTACCCGCACCTCTACGGGATCTACGGCAGCTCCGCGCCCCGCACCGGGAAGGAACCCGGCTGGGGCGGCACGCTGTACGGCGGGACCGAGGTCTACCGTTGGTTCGCGAAGGAGCGCGGGGCGAGGACCGCGGCCGTCGTCTCCTACAACCAGGCCGCGTCCGCCGGGTACGCCCGGCTGGTCACCCGGGGCCTGCGCGCCGAGGGCTACCGGGTCGTCGAGGAGCAGGTGGACTTCGCCCTGCCCAACTTCCGCGCCGTGGCCGCAGACCTGCGCGCCCAGCACGTCGACGTCCTCTTCGACGCCATGGACACCCATGGCAACGTGCGCCTCTGCGAGGCGATGCAGAGCCTCGGGGTGACGGTCGACGCCAAGGTCACCAACGTCCAGAACTGGTCCTCTTCGGTCGCCCGGGAGTACGCGCGCGCACCCGGCTGCCGGCAGGCCCTGTGGGTGACCGGCGCCAGCCGCAACCACCAGGACACCGGGAGCCCGGCGGTCCGCGAGTTCCGGGCGGCGATGGGGGACCGGCCGTTGTCCCAATGGCAGCTGGAGGGGTGGGCGGCGGCGATGTGGTTCACCGACGCGGCGCGCTCCTGCCTCGCGGGGAGCGGGAGCGGGCCGGGCGGCGGTGGCGGACTCACCCGTGCGTGCGTGGAGCGGTACCTGAACCGCCCGGAGCCGTACACCGCGCGGGGACTGCTGCTCCCGGTCCGCTACGAGCACCTCGCGCGACCGCCCGCGACCCGGAACACCTGTCTGTCCGTGGCCCGTTGGCAGGACGGCCGGGGCTGGGTGAGCCAGGGCGAGATGACCGAGAACTGCGCGACCGTGCCCCAGCTGGGCTACCGCCCCTGA
- a CDS encoding I78 family peptidase inhibitor, with translation MAPTSRTPQPPRDAPESYVGLDAEGATQLARTRGWKTVRSLPPGSIITMEYLAGRINFEVEDGTVNRCWIG, from the coding sequence ATGGCACCCACTTCGCGCACTCCCCAACCGCCCCGCGACGCCCCCGAGTCCTATGTGGGCCTCGACGCGGAAGGCGCCACACAGCTGGCCAGGACCCGGGGCTGGAAGACCGTCAGGTCGCTGCCGCCGGGCTCGATCATCACCATGGAGTACTTGGCCGGACGCATCAACTTCGAGGTCGAGGACGGCACCGTCAACCGCTGCTGGATCGGCTGA
- a CDS encoding helix-turn-helix transcriptional regulator: MLETSARLLRLLSLLQAHREWSGADLADRLGVTPRTVRRDVDRLRELGYPVNASPGTGGGYQLGAGAELPPLLLDDEEAVAVAVGLRAAAGQGVEGIGESSVRALAKLEQVLPGRLRRRVSALNAFTVPMLRTPRERTDPAVLTELAHACRDSERLRFEYRDHGGSATRRTVEPHRLVCSERRWYLVAWDVDRAGWRTFRADRIVPTPPHGPRFPPREPPAEDLAAYVAKGVSTSAYTTEATVRLHVPLAEAATAVGIADGVLTAEGDHSCLLRTGAHSLDVMVIHVSMIGFEFEVLDPPELADRVRALRDLLSRSLDRTAAAPAEGP, encoded by the coding sequence ATGTTGGAGACCTCCGCACGGCTCTTGCGTCTGCTCTCGCTGCTCCAGGCCCACCGCGAGTGGTCCGGCGCCGACCTCGCCGACCGGCTCGGCGTCACACCCCGCACCGTACGGCGGGACGTCGACCGGCTCCGCGAGCTCGGCTACCCGGTCAACGCCAGCCCCGGGACCGGCGGCGGCTACCAGCTGGGCGCCGGTGCCGAGCTGCCGCCGCTGCTCCTCGACGACGAGGAGGCCGTCGCGGTCGCGGTCGGCCTGCGCGCCGCCGCCGGACAGGGCGTCGAGGGCATCGGGGAGAGCTCCGTACGGGCCCTGGCCAAACTGGAACAGGTGCTCCCCGGGCGGCTTCGGCGCCGGGTGAGCGCCCTGAACGCCTTCACCGTGCCGATGCTGCGCACCCCCCGCGAGCGGACCGACCCGGCCGTGCTTACCGAGCTCGCCCACGCCTGCCGGGACTCCGAGCGGCTGCGCTTCGAGTACCGGGACCACGGCGGGTCCGCCACCCGCAGGACCGTCGAGCCGCACCGCCTGGTGTGCAGCGAGCGGCGCTGGTACCTGGTCGCCTGGGACGTGGACCGGGCCGGCTGGCGGACCTTCCGGGCCGACCGGATCGTGCCGACACCGCCGCACGGGCCGCGCTTCCCGCCCCGTGAGCCGCCCGCCGAGGACCTGGCCGCCTATGTGGCGAAGGGCGTGTCCACCTCCGCGTACACCACGGAGGCGACGGTCCGGCTGCACGTGCCGCTCGCCGAGGCCGCCACGGCCGTCGGCATCGCCGACGGCGTCCTGACGGCCGAGGGGGACCACTCCTGTCTGCTGCGCACCGGCGCCCACAGCCTGGACGTGATGGTGATCCACGTGTCGATGATCGGCTTCGAGTTCGAGGTGCTCGACCCGCCGGAGCTGGCCGACCGGGTGCGGGCGCTCAGGGACCTGCTGTCCCGCTCCCTCGACCGGACGGCCGCCGCTCCGGCGGAGGGCCCGTGA
- a CDS encoding glycosyltransferase family 4 protein: protein MRISFLLHNGYHYGGTIRTTFTLAEELAERHEVEIVSVFRHRDRPLLGLPAGVALRHLVDLRKDSPGYDGDHPDFHRPAEVFPRGDGRWKQYSALTDARIGEHLRGVEADVLVGTRPGLNVHLTRQARRGPVLVGQEHLVLAGHSYRLRRDIGHEYALLDALTTVTEADARAYRKLALPGVRIEAVPNSVPAPTVGPADPSARTVVAAGRLTGVKRYDVLIDAFAEVAADHPEWKLRIYGTGDAVQDLKGPLTRQIKEKGLTERVFLMGSVTPLEPELVKASIAAVTSQRESFGMTIVEAMRCGLPVVSTDCPHGPREIIEDGVDGFLTPVDDVAAFARALRRLVEDDELRAKTARAALEASERFDPARIAARHEELWTELVERGAGRRTHPRGRVAVHAGTGRAIDAVYTLKAKAGRLVRRFR from the coding sequence ATGCGTATCTCCTTTCTGCTCCACAACGGCTACCACTACGGCGGCACGATCCGGACGACCTTCACCCTCGCCGAGGAACTGGCGGAACGTCACGAGGTGGAGATCGTCTCGGTCTTCCGCCACCGCGACCGGCCGCTCCTCGGCCTGCCCGCCGGGGTGGCCCTGCGCCACCTCGTCGACCTCCGCAAGGACAGCCCCGGATACGACGGCGACCACCCCGACTTCCACCGCCCCGCCGAGGTCTTCCCGCGCGGCGACGGACGCTGGAAGCAGTACAGCGCCCTCACCGACGCCCGGATCGGGGAGCACCTGCGCGGCGTGGAGGCCGACGTCCTCGTCGGCACCCGCCCCGGGCTCAACGTCCACCTCACCCGGCAGGCCCGGCGCGGCCCGGTCCTGGTCGGCCAGGAGCACCTGGTGCTCGCCGGGCACAGCTACCGGCTGCGCCGGGACATCGGCCACGAGTACGCGCTCCTCGACGCCCTCACGACCGTCACCGAGGCGGACGCCCGCGCCTACCGGAAGCTGGCGCTGCCCGGCGTACGGATCGAGGCCGTGCCCAACAGCGTGCCCGCGCCCACGGTGGGGCCCGCCGACCCCTCCGCGCGGACCGTCGTCGCGGCGGGCCGGCTCACCGGCGTCAAGCGGTACGACGTGCTGATCGACGCCTTCGCCGAGGTGGCCGCGGACCACCCGGAGTGGAAGCTGCGGATCTACGGCACCGGTGACGCCGTCCAGGACCTCAAGGGGCCGCTGACCCGGCAGATCAAGGAGAAGGGCCTCACCGAGCGGGTCTTCCTCATGGGTTCGGTGACCCCGCTGGAGCCCGAGCTGGTCAAGGCGTCGATCGCGGCCGTGACCTCGCAGCGCGAGTCCTTCGGCATGACCATCGTCGAGGCGATGCGCTGCGGCCTTCCGGTGGTGTCCACCGACTGCCCGCACGGGCCGCGCGAGATCATCGAGGACGGCGTCGACGGGTTCCTGACGCCGGTCGACGACGTGGCCGCGTTCGCGCGGGCGCTGCGCCGGCTCGTCGAGGACGACGAGCTGCGGGCCAAGACGGCACGGGCCGCGCTCGAAGCCTCCGAGCGCTTCGACCCCGCCCGGATCGCCGCCCGCCACGAGGAGCTGTGGACAGAGCTCGTCGAGCGGGGCGCGGGCCGGCGCACCCATCCGCGGGGACGGGTGGCGGTGCACGCCGGGACCGGCCGGGCGATCGACGCGGTCTACACGCTGAAGGCGAAGGCCGGCCGGCTCGTCCGCCGCTTCCGCTGA
- the ctaD gene encoding cytochrome c oxidase subunit I, which produces MGNGTATATVESAPERHGRVLIDWLTTTDHKKIGHLYLVTAFLFFLVAGLMAMLMRAELARPGLQLLTHQEFNQAFTLHGTIMLLLFATPTFAGFANELVPLQIGSPDVAFPRLNMFSYWLFLFGGLMVIGSLLTPTGPAAFGWTAYAPLNSLERSPGVGVDLWITGLALSGFGTILTSVNFLATIVGMRAPGMTMFRMPIFTWNVLFTAVLVIVAFPVLAAALLVLEADRRLGSVVFQPENGGALLWQHLFWFFGHPEVYIIALPFFGIVSEIIPVFARKPIFGYTTLIAATMAITGLSVVVWAHHMFVTGAVLLPFFSMLSFLIAVPTGVKFFNWTGTMLRGSLSFETPMLWSVGFLVSFLFGGLTGVILASPPMDFQVTDSYFVVAHFHYTVFGTVVFATFAGFYFWWPKFTGRMLDERLGKIHFWTLFVGFHLTFLVQHWLGAEGMPRRYADYLNADGFTTLNTVSTIGAFLLGASTLPFLYNVWRTALDAPKVEVDDPWGFGRSLEWATSCPPPRHNFEAVPRIRSESPAFDLHHPEFAAYERARLTGPPPERRPSGRGSGTAGP; this is translated from the coding sequence ATGGGCAACGGGACAGCGACCGCGACCGTCGAATCGGCGCCGGAGCGACACGGCCGGGTGCTGATCGACTGGCTCACCACCACCGACCACAAGAAGATCGGCCACCTCTATCTGGTGACCGCGTTCCTCTTCTTCCTGGTGGCCGGTCTGATGGCGATGCTGATGCGGGCCGAGCTGGCCCGCCCCGGACTCCAGCTGCTCACCCACCAGGAGTTCAACCAGGCCTTCACCCTGCACGGCACGATCATGCTGCTGCTCTTCGCGACCCCCACCTTCGCCGGCTTCGCCAACGAGCTGGTGCCGCTCCAGATCGGCTCGCCGGACGTCGCCTTCCCCCGGCTGAACATGTTCTCGTACTGGCTGTTCCTCTTCGGCGGCCTGATGGTGATCGGCTCGCTGCTCACCCCGACCGGCCCGGCGGCCTTCGGCTGGACCGCGTACGCCCCGCTCAACAGCCTGGAACGCTCCCCCGGCGTCGGCGTCGACCTGTGGATCACGGGACTCGCGCTCTCCGGCTTCGGCACCATCCTGACCTCGGTGAACTTCCTCGCCACCATCGTCGGGATGCGGGCCCCCGGCATGACCATGTTCCGGATGCCGATCTTCACCTGGAACGTGCTCTTCACCGCGGTCCTGGTGATCGTCGCCTTCCCCGTGCTCGCGGCGGCCCTGCTCGTCCTGGAGGCCGACCGGCGGCTCGGCTCGGTGGTCTTCCAGCCCGAGAACGGCGGGGCGCTGCTCTGGCAGCACCTCTTCTGGTTCTTCGGCCACCCCGAGGTCTACATCATCGCGCTGCCGTTCTTCGGGATCGTCAGCGAGATCATCCCGGTCTTCGCACGCAAGCCGATCTTCGGCTACACGACGCTGATCGCCGCCACCATGGCGATCACCGGACTCTCGGTGGTCGTCTGGGCGCACCACATGTTCGTGACGGGCGCGGTGCTGCTGCCGTTCTTCTCGATGCTGTCGTTCCTCATCGCCGTGCCCACCGGGGTGAAGTTCTTCAACTGGACCGGGACGATGCTGCGGGGCTCGCTCTCCTTCGAGACTCCGATGCTGTGGTCCGTCGGCTTCCTCGTGTCGTTCCTCTTCGGCGGCCTCACCGGAGTGATCCTCGCCTCGCCGCCGATGGACTTCCAGGTCACCGACTCGTACTTCGTGGTCGCCCACTTCCACTACACGGTCTTCGGCACGGTCGTCTTCGCCACCTTCGCCGGCTTCTACTTCTGGTGGCCGAAGTTCACCGGCCGGATGCTCGACGAACGGCTCGGCAAGATCCACTTCTGGACCCTGTTCGTCGGCTTCCACCTGACGTTCCTGGTGCAGCACTGGCTGGGGGCGGAGGGCATGCCCCGGCGGTACGCCGACTACCTGAACGCGGACGGCTTCACCACGCTCAACACCGTCTCCACCATCGGCGCGTTCCTGCTCGGCGCGTCCACGCTGCCGTTCCTCTACAACGTGTGGCGGACCGCCCTCGACGCGCCCAAGGTGGAGGTCGACGACCCCTGGGGCTTCGGGCGCTCGCTGGAGTGGGCCACCTCCTGCCCGCCGCCCCGGCACAACTTCGAGGCCGTGCCCCGGATCCGCTCCGAGTCACCGGCCTTCGACCTGCACCACCCGGAGTTCGCGGCCTACGAGCGGGCGCGGCTCACGGGCCCTCCGCCGGAGCGGCGGCCGTCCGGTCGAGGGAGCGGGACAGCAGGTCCCTGA
- a CDS encoding ATP-binding cassette domain-containing protein has protein sequence MSVEIALRAARVRYGPLEALHGLDLPVPAGTVTVLLGRNGSGRTTALRALAGTVRLSAGRVLWRGTDVSRLTAHQRARRGLCFVPDRRAVYASLTVAENLALTGPAAEPPYPELVPLLARPAGTLSGGERRMVALSRALLAPHARVVLVDEPSLGLAPPVAARTYRGLVALAVDGGAAVVLAEQAVPDGLPRGTLVHELRRGSLAFSGEPAELR, from the coding sequence ATGAGCGTCGAGATCGCCCTGCGGGCCGCCCGCGTCCGCTACGGCCCCCTGGAGGCCCTGCACGGCCTTGACCTGCCCGTCCCCGCCGGTACGGTCACCGTCCTCCTGGGCCGCAACGGCTCGGGACGCACCACGGCCCTGCGCGCCCTCGCGGGCACGGTCCGTCTTTCGGCCGGCCGGGTCCTGTGGCGGGGCACCGACGTCAGCCGCCTGACGGCGCACCAACGGGCGCGCCGGGGGCTCTGCTTCGTACCGGACCGGCGTGCGGTGTACGCGAGCCTCACCGTCGCGGAGAACCTCGCGCTCACCGGCCCGGCGGCCGAGCCCCCGTACCCCGAGCTCGTCCCCCTCCTCGCCCGCCCCGCCGGCACCCTCTCCGGCGGCGAGCGCCGCATGGTCGCCCTCTCACGGGCCCTTCTCGCGCCGCACGCGCGCGTGGTGCTGGTCGACGAGCCGTCCCTCGGCCTGGCCCCGCCGGTCGCGGCCCGCACGTACCGCGGTCTCGTGGCGCTCGCCGTGGACGGCGGCGCGGCCGTGGTCCTGGCGGAGCAGGCCGTACCGGACGGGCTGCCGAGGGGGACGCTCGTGCACGAGCTGCGCCGCGGCTCCCTCGCGTTCAGCGGGGAGCCGGCCGAGCTCCGGTGA